One Phaseolus vulgaris cultivar G19833 chromosome 11, P. vulgaris v2.0, whole genome shotgun sequence genomic window carries:
- the LOC137819203 gene encoding uncharacterized protein — MSEKDTGWDFHLRKLSVSGRDSNTANDPASDPSLLPSVKKLHELCKTEKSEDLVARVYPSINKIFQRAAASLSQSRTSNGLLLLAILQFYLDFGEFVLHDADPSLRTFFRSCLSREFADPVVAEATLEFLINNKKKLLASFPNLLPQFFPLLLKLIAWNGERLEKLFLKAFPGLMSPGTFLPLFPSLVDLPILVVALEKVEKTSGPLIGSSIASIQKNTAPKMLLALMDEAYTGSTIEDGGGDSEYEDNSAIDVADPLFLELLKDENDGIAERPWSSPVIAAILQASVNSPYSDKLKAVLGMTPRLLDVYFSIALHTVNNSLICALIPLLMSRFATIFPDKIFSYEVRKRLLEFMLSTFQCSPNFIALLKKPIMDRLGEAYDSPDKTELALQLCWAIGEHGGGGGSHKDEARELFESLELLLYENLSSSRVGMTQEVSLGSDKDTYRRSSQSRLLCFVVTAIAKLATHHRELIPRARVSLGKVARSRISDARVWRRACDFLGLMKDPAICSSILGPSRPTQGTAQKVGSINWSEGSTKMIAHIPFYILGEQEGPPFHDFSFSDIIPRR; from the exons ATGTCTGAGAAAGACACAGGTTGGGATTTTCACCTCCGAAAGCTCTCTGTCAGTGGCAGAGACTCCAACACCGCCAACGATCCCGCTTCTGATCCTTCCCTTCTTCCTTCC GTGAAGAAGCTTCATGAATTATGCAAGACCGAGAAGTCCGAGGACTTGGTGGCTAGGGTTTATCCTTCCATTAACAAGATTTTCCAGCGGGCTGCCGCTTCCCTCTCTCAATCTCGAACCTCCAATGGCCTTCTTTTGCTT GCAATTCTTCAGTTTTACCTAGACTTTGGGGAGTTTGTTCTTCACGATGCTGATCCTAGTCTTAGGACATTTTTTCGGTCGTGCCTGAGCAG GGAGTTTGCTGATCCTGTTGTTGCAGAAGCAACACTTGAATTTCTCATCAACAACAAGAAGAAGCTTCTAGCTTCCTTCCCTAACTTATTACCTCAG TTTTTTCCGTTGTTGTTAAAGTTGATTGCTTGGAATGGTGAAAG ATTAGAGAAACTGTTTTTGAAAGCCTTCCCGGGCTTGATGTCACCTGGGACATTTCTTCCCTTATTTCCATCTTTAGTAGACTTGCCAA TTTTGGTAGTAGCATTGGAAAAGGTGGAAAAAACCTCTGGACCGCTAATTGGGAGCAGCATAGCTTCTATTCAGAAAAATACTGCCCCTAAG ATGCTACTTGCTCTTATGGATGAGGCATATACTGGTTCAACTATAGAAGATGGTGGAGGTGATTCTGAATATGAGGATAATAGTGCAATTGATGTTGCTGATCCTTTGTTCCTTGAACTTTTAAAGGATGAAAATGATGGCATTGCT GAACGTCCCTGGTCATCTCCAGTGATAGCTGCAATATTACAGGCTTCAGTCAATAGTCCTTACTCTGATAAGCTGAAAGCAGTACTTGGCATGACTCCTCGTCTTCTTGATGTGTACTTCTCCATAGCATTGCATACTGTCAATAATT cTCTGATTTGTGCATTGATTCCCTTGCTTATGTCAAGATTTGCTACAATATTTCCagacaaaatattttcatatgaG GTTCGCAAGCGACTTTTGGAGTTTATGCTCTCTACATTTCAGTGTTCACCAAACTTCATTGCCCTTTTAAAG AAACCTATAATGGACAGACTTGGAGAAGCTTATGACAGCCCAGACAAG ACAGAATTAGCCTTGCAACTATGTTGGGCCATCGGAGAGCATGGTGGAGGTGGTGGATCTCACAAAGATGAAGCCCGTGAGCTTTTTGAGAGTCTAGAACTGCTTTTGTATGAAAACCTTTCCTCAAG TCGTGTGGGCATGACACAGGAGGTATCTCTTGGTTCCGATAAGGATACTTACAGAAGGTCATCACAGTCCAGGCTTTTATGTTTTGTTGTGACAGCCATAGCAAAGCTTGCTACACATCATCGAGAGTTAATACCAAGAGCACGAGTATCCTTGGGCAAG GTGGCTCGGTCTCGAATTTCTGATGCTAGAGTATGGAGGCGTGCATGTGATTTCCTGGGTTTGATGAAAGACCCTGCTatatgttcatccatattgggGCCTTCGCGACCTACACAAGGTACAGCGCAGAAAGTAGGCAGCATAAACTGGAGTGAAGGTTCAACGAAGATGATTGCACATATTCCATTTTACATTCTAGGGGAACAAGAAG GGCCACCTTTTCATGATTTCTCATTTTCAGATATCATTCCCAGAAGATGA